The Hymenobacter sp. DG01 genome has a segment encoding these proteins:
- a CDS encoding FAD/NAD(P)-binding protein, producing the protein MQRKSITIVGGGFSGSMLALQLARLPNQELFACDVHLVEPRPVPGPGLAYTARRPEYLLNVRSKSLSAFPDQPDHFVNWLRVTQSDECENGFCSRQSYGRYLQQLISQVLEWPSSNGIRCKWHNMTAQAVTVAPDGQSARVKLSSGTEIHSDYVVLALGNFPPLPPTGPDLRYLQHPAYHGNPWARGALRDIGADDTVLLIGTGLTAIDVLLGLQADGHRGQITVVSGHGRWPLAHQRQPDSYPSFYATELAGQRRVGDVLNIVRRHVREAQHQGIGWQAVIDSLRPDLGRIWAAWPPVEQARFLRHLAGIWSVVRHRSPPQNANALQQMLDTGLVRMEKGRVRAIAAEPQELVVTVRNETQQPARPLRAQHVINCTGPLLDYSRIDAPLVTGLREAGYLVPDALRLGIVTDEHGALYNTQGQASAVLFTLGPSRRPAYFESTAVPELRSQATELAQELGHRLLRPVGKEG; encoded by the coding sequence GTGCAACGAAAAAGCATAACTATAGTGGGTGGTGGGTTTTCCGGCTCGATGCTGGCCCTCCAACTAGCCCGATTACCTAATCAGGAGTTGTTTGCCTGTGACGTACATCTGGTGGAGCCCCGGCCGGTCCCGGGTCCGGGGCTGGCTTATACGGCTCGTCGGCCGGAGTACCTGCTGAACGTCCGAAGCAAGTCCCTGAGCGCCTTTCCCGATCAGCCCGACCACTTTGTAAACTGGCTGCGCGTAACGCAGTCCGATGAATGTGAAAACGGCTTCTGCTCCCGCCAGAGCTACGGGCGCTACCTGCAGCAGCTCATCAGCCAGGTGCTGGAGTGGCCTTCCAGCAACGGCATCCGGTGCAAGTGGCACAACATGACGGCCCAGGCCGTAACCGTAGCCCCGGATGGGCAGTCGGCACGGGTGAAGCTGTCGTCGGGCACAGAAATTCACAGCGACTATGTAGTACTGGCTCTGGGCAACTTTCCGCCCCTGCCGCCTACCGGCCCCGACCTGCGCTACCTACAGCACCCGGCATACCATGGCAACCCCTGGGCCCGGGGGGCACTGCGCGACATAGGGGCCGACGATACGGTGTTGCTCATCGGCACCGGCCTCACGGCTATTGATGTGCTGCTGGGTTTGCAGGCCGATGGCCACCGGGGCCAGATTACGGTGGTTTCGGGGCACGGCCGCTGGCCGTTGGCTCACCAGCGGCAACCCGATTCTTACCCCAGCTTCTACGCCACGGAGTTGGCGGGCCAGCGGAGGGTAGGCGACGTGCTGAATATAGTGCGCCGCCATGTGCGGGAAGCACAGCACCAAGGCATCGGCTGGCAGGCGGTTATCGATTCGCTCCGGCCCGATTTGGGCCGCATCTGGGCGGCGTGGCCCCCGGTGGAACAAGCTCGCTTTCTGCGCCACCTAGCCGGCATCTGGTCGGTGGTGCGGCACCGCAGCCCGCCCCAGAACGCCAATGCCCTGCAGCAGATGCTGGACACTGGGTTGGTGCGGATGGAAAAGGGTCGGGTCAGGGCCATTGCAGCGGAGCCGCAGGAGCTGGTAGTAACCGTCCGAAATGAGACCCAGCAGCCCGCCCGGCCCCTCAGGGCCCAGCACGTTATCAACTGCACCGGCCCCTTGCTGGACTATAGCCGCATTGATGCTCCGCTGGTTACAGGCCTGCGAGAAGCTGGCTACCTAGTACCCGACGCCTTGCGCCTGGGCATTGTGACGGATGAGCACGGGGCTTTGTATAACACACAGGGACAAGCGTCGGCGGTGCTGTTTACCCTCGGCCCGAGCCGCCGCCCGGCCTACTTCGAGTCAACGGCCGTACCGGAGCTGCGGAGCCAAGCTACGGAGCTGGCACAGGAGCTAGGGCACCGTTTGCTACGGCCGGTTGGTAAGGAGGGGTAG
- the rfaD gene encoding ADP-glyceromanno-heptose 6-epimerase, with translation MIVVTGAAGFIASCLVTRLNAANFNDIVVVDNFTSERKLANLAGKHLREYVDREEFFEWLETNHEQVEFIFHLGARTDTTEQNRDVLNVLNLEYSQKMWLACCRYQLPLVYASSAATYGSGTLGYSDDDALLPLLRPLNPYGDSKNDFDNWAVQQPEKPFFWAGLKFFNVYGPNEYHKGRMASVILHAFRQIQETGSMTLFRSHNPDYADGEQQRDFVYVKDVVEVCFFLMQNRRNSGIYNLGTGEARTFLDLTLSTFAALDRTADIRFRDTPEDIRDTYQYFTEADMSKLRSIGYDLPFTKLEDGISDYVRNYLVPGHYY, from the coding sequence ATGATCGTCGTTACCGGAGCCGCCGGCTTTATTGCCAGCTGTCTTGTCACCCGCCTCAATGCCGCCAACTTCAACGATATCGTGGTGGTGGACAACTTCACCTCGGAGCGTAAGCTGGCCAACCTCGCCGGCAAGCACCTGCGGGAGTACGTGGACCGCGAAGAGTTTTTTGAGTGGCTGGAGACCAACCACGAGCAGGTGGAATTCATCTTCCACCTCGGGGCCCGCACCGATACCACGGAGCAAAACCGCGACGTACTGAACGTGCTCAACCTGGAGTACTCCCAAAAGATGTGGCTGGCCTGCTGCCGCTATCAGCTACCGCTGGTGTATGCTTCCTCAGCTGCTACCTACGGCTCCGGCACCCTGGGCTATTCCGACGATGACGCCCTCCTACCCCTGCTGCGCCCCCTAAACCCCTATGGCGACTCCAAAAACGATTTCGATAACTGGGCCGTGCAGCAGCCGGAAAAGCCCTTCTTCTGGGCAGGTCTGAAGTTCTTCAACGTGTACGGCCCCAATGAGTACCACAAGGGCCGCATGGCCTCCGTTATTCTGCACGCCTTCCGTCAGATTCAGGAAACGGGCTCGATGACCCTGTTCCGCTCGCACAACCCCGACTACGCCGACGGGGAGCAGCAGCGCGACTTTGTGTATGTGAAAGACGTAGTGGAAGTGTGCTTCTTCCTGATGCAGAACCGCCGCAACTCGGGTATCTATAACCTGGGCACCGGCGAGGCCCGCACCTTCCTCGATCTGACCCTGAGCACCTTCGCGGCCCTGGACCGCACCGCCGACATCCGGTTCCGCGACACGCCCGAGGACATCCGCGACACCTACCAGTACTTCACGGAAGCGGATATGAGCAAGCTCCGCAGCATAGGCTACGACCTACCGTTCACGAAGCTGGAAGACGGTATTTCCGATTACGTGCGCAATTACCTGGTGCCAGGCCACTATTATTAA
- a CDS encoding zinc-binding dehydrogenase, with the protein MQALVLEGIGQPVTLQEVPTPQPGPGQVQVQLHAAALNHRDVWIQKGQYAGLKFPIILGSDGAGIVSALGEGVDADLLGQEVLINPGHHWGNNPAAQGRDFQILGLPQDGTFAEFVCVDAVQVRAKPAHLSFEQAAALPLGGVTAYRAAFTRAGLQPGERVLISGVGGGVALLALQMAVASGADVWVTSGSEEKIARAVELGAKGGISYKAEKWPATLTKQAGGSFDVVIDSAAGPGFNDLLDAAAPGGRIVFYGATHGDIPTVAARKIFWKQLSVLGSTMGTAQDFNGMVSLFEQHAIVPVLDEVFALADGEQALRRMDEGLQFGKLVMKIKP; encoded by the coding sequence ATGCAAGCCCTAGTGCTCGAAGGAATCGGCCAGCCTGTCACGCTGCAGGAAGTTCCTACCCCCCAGCCCGGCCCCGGCCAGGTGCAGGTGCAGCTCCACGCGGCCGCCCTCAACCACCGCGACGTCTGGATTCAGAAGGGCCAGTACGCCGGACTGAAATTCCCGATTATTCTGGGCTCCGATGGGGCCGGCATTGTGTCGGCGCTGGGTGAGGGGGTAGATGCCGATCTGCTGGGGCAGGAAGTGCTCATTAACCCCGGCCACCACTGGGGCAACAACCCCGCCGCCCAGGGCCGCGACTTCCAGATTTTGGGCTTGCCCCAGGATGGCACGTTTGCCGAGTTTGTGTGCGTAGATGCCGTGCAGGTGCGCGCCAAACCGGCCCATTTGAGCTTCGAGCAGGCGGCCGCCCTGCCTCTAGGTGGCGTTACGGCCTACCGCGCGGCCTTCACCAGGGCCGGCCTGCAGCCCGGCGAGCGGGTGCTCATCAGTGGGGTAGGGGGCGGCGTGGCACTGCTGGCCCTGCAGATGGCCGTAGCCAGTGGGGCCGACGTGTGGGTTACCTCCGGCTCTGAGGAGAAAATAGCCCGGGCCGTGGAGCTGGGCGCAAAAGGCGGCATCAGCTATAAGGCCGAAAAATGGCCGGCTACCCTCACTAAGCAGGCCGGAGGCAGCTTCGATGTGGTTATCGACAGTGCCGCCGGCCCCGGCTTCAACGACCTGCTGGACGCGGCGGCTCCCGGCGGCCGCATCGTATTCTACGGGGCTACCCACGGCGACATCCCCACGGTGGCCGCCCGCAAAATCTTCTGGAAGCAGCTTTCCGTGCTGGGCTCTACTATGGGAACTGCTCAGGATTTCAACGGCATGGTCAGCCTTTTCGAGCAGCACGCCATTGTGCCCGTACTGGACGAAGTCTTTGCCCTGGCCGACGGAGAGCAGGCCCTGCGCCGCATGGACGAAGGGCTGCAGTTTGGTAAGCTAGTGATGAAGATAAAGCCTTGA